The genomic window AGATCTCGGCCACGCCCAGCGGCGAATACCCGCGCTGCTCGATCAGCGTCGCCGCAGCGCCGAGGATCTTGTTCCGCGCGTCACTCGTCCGTCCCATGGAGTAGACGATACACGACCGGTCGTCTAGCTTCATAGCCGACCGGTCGTCTAGTAGTCATCGAGGCTTCGGCCAACCAGGAAGAGGTTCATCATGGGCACCAAACAGGGTCAGAAGGTCGTTGTGATCACCGGTGCGTCTCAGGGCATCGGCGCCGGCCTGGTCGACGCGTACCGCAAGCTCGGCTACGGCGTCGTGGCCACCTCACGCTCGATCACCGCCGCCGACGACCCGGAAATCGTGGCCGTTCGGGGCGACATCGCAGACGCCGACACCGCGGATCGGGTGGTCACCGCCGCCCTGGACCGCTTCGGCCGTATCGACACCCTCGTGAACAACGCCGGCGCCTTCGTCGCCAAGCCGTTCACCGACTACACCGACGAGGAGTTCAACCTGCTCACCGGGGTCAACCTCGCCGGGTTCTTCCATCTCACCCGGCGCGTCCTGCCGCACATGCTCGCCGTCGGCGGGGGACACATCGTCAACATCACGACCAGCCTGGTGGACCAGCCCAACTCCAACGTGCCGTCCGTGCTCGCGTCGCTCACCAAGGGTGGCCTCAGCTCCGCCACGAAGTCCCTGGCCATCGAGTACGCCGGCCGAGGAGTGCGGGTCAACGCCGTCGCTCCGGGGATCATCAAGACCCCGATGCACCCGGTTGAGTTCCACGAGACGTACGCCGGGCTGCACCCGGTCGGCCGGATGGGCGAGACGAGCGACATCGTCGACGCCGTCGTCTACCTCGAATCCGCCCCGTTCGTCACAGGCGAGATCCTGCACGTCGACGGCGGCCAGAACGCCGGCCACTGACCGGACCCGAACCGCCCGAAAGGACCCGACATGCCCATCGTCACGATTCAGATCACCCGCGAGGGAACCAGCCCCGGCGCGACGGCGGCGACCGCCGAGGAGAAGGCGGCGCTCATCCAGGGCGTGAGCAAACTGCTGCTCGACGTGCTGCACAAGCCGTTGACGTCCACCTTCGTCGTCATTGACGAAGTCGAGACCGAGAACTGGGGCCGAGGCGGGCTTCCCGTCGAACAGTTCCGTGAGCAGCAGCGCTCGCTCGCCAGCGAATAGCACCCTGCGGTGGAGCGGGGCGCACCGAAACGGATCGATGACCAGACCCGAGCTGGATCTGGACCATCGCCCGGTGCGCCCCCTTCCGCCGAACCGGGACGAGGCCGGGGGCGCAACGGCCGGCGTCGATGAAACCCGCAGGAGGTACGGGGAGGCACAACGACCGGCGGACGCCCGCCGGCCGGCCTACAGTGTGGGAATGTGGGAGTCGGTTGCCGCTCCGTTGATGGGCCTGATGGCCGCCATGGCCGCGGCTGCCCCGACGCCGACACCGGTCCCTCCGGACTCCGCGCCGGTGCTGACGTCGACGCCGTTCGGCGCGCTGCCCGGGCAGCGGGTGACCCACACCATCACGATCGCCGGCGGCGGCACCCTCACCAACACGCGGGTCACCTTCACCACCACGGCTGATCTCGACGGGGTCACCGCCCGGGCCGAACCGGGTCAGTGCACGGCGTCCCCTCGCACCATCGTCTGCGAGCTCGGCGACCTGCGCCTGGGCACCGCCCCGGCGGTGCCGCGGATCACGATCACCGGGCGGGTCCGCCCCGGTGTGCCGCCGGGCACGATGGTCCGCAACCGGGTCAGTGTCACCTCGCTGGAGTCCACCGCCACGGGCGCCCAGTTCGCCAGCAACGCTTATCTGCTCCCGGGGTCGACGGCCACGCCCACCGACCCGGCGCTGGAGTCGCCGGCCGCGGCGAGCGACGTCCCGCCCGGACGGTCGATGCGGGTGCCGGCCGTCGCGGCGGTGGTGCTGGCCGGCGCCGTCGTCGCGGGCGCCCTGCTGACCCGGGGGCGGCTACGGCGGCGGCAGAGCCCACCGCCGCACGGCGACCTGTAACGATCAGCCGCCGGGATCCGATGTAGCAGAGCGACGGACATCGGGTTCGACGGCAGGAGCACGGCATGGACCGACCGTGGTGGAGGCGAGCCACGCTGGCGGCCGTCGCCGGGGCGGCGACGCTGATGATGACGTCCCTCTGCCTGGATGCCGGGGCGGCGACCGCCGCACAGACCGCCGCGCAGGAGCCGCTCCCCTTGCCGACCCTGCCCAGCCCGTCGCTGACCCTGTCGCTGCCGCCGGTGAACCCGCCGACGGTCACGCTGCCGCCCCTCGAGCCGCCCTCCGTCAAGCTGCCCACCCTGAAGCCGCCGACCACCCCGTCGGCCACTCCGTCGACCGGAGAGACGGTGCCGCCCGCGACCACGCCGCCGGCCGTCCGTACCCCACCGCGGGTGGGCGTCTCCCCCGGCTCCGGCGAGTCGTTGGTGAGCCCCGGCTCCGCCGCGGCACTGATCGCCGCCGACCCGGGCGCCGACCTTTATCCCCAGCCACCGGTGGACGCCGCCGACACGCCCCAGGCCCGTCGGGTCGCCGCGCTCACCGACGTCCAGCACCGGATCCAGTACCTGCACAACGTCCTCGCCCGCACCCGCGACGACCTGACCCGGGTGCGGCGCGAACCGGATCCGGTGCTGCAGCTGCTGACCGCGCTGACCGCCGGCGGGGATCCGGACCCGGCACCGCCGTTCGCCGTCGCGGACTCCGCGGAGGTGGTCGACACCCCCACCGGCCGCGCGGTGGCGCTGTCGGGCGCGATCGCCTCAGGTCAGAGCGAACTCGCCCGCCGCGAGCGGGAGGAGGCGGCGCTGCGGCAGGAGATCGAGCGGCGCGTACGTGCCGTGCCCGCCGTTGCGGCACCGGCCCGCGGCACCGCCACCGCCGGCGTGGGCAAGCTCGGCCGGCCGCTGCGCGGCCGCCTCACCAGCAGGTTCGGCACCCGGCTGGACCCGTACTTCCACGTGTGGCAGCTGCACCCCGGCGTGGACCTCGCCGCCCCCGTCGGTACCCCGATCGTCGCGGCGGCAGACGGCCGGGTCACCCGGGCCGGCTGGTATGGCGGCTACGGCAACTACACCTGTCTCGACCACGGCAGGACCGACGGGCAGCGGCTCTCCACCTGCTACGGCCACCAGTCCAGGCTGCTGGTCTCGGCCGGCCAGCGGGTACGCGCCGGCCAGGTGATCGGACTCGTCGGGTCGACCGGCGCCTCCACCGGGCCCCACCTGCACTTCGAGGTGCGTCTCGGCGGCCGGGCCGTGGACCCGCTGCCCTGGCTCTGACCGGCGGCGCCGCCGGGTAGCCACGTCACCACCCCCGGGGAGGTGGTCGGCGGCCGGATCACCAGCGCCGGGCCGGTGCTCAGCCGGCGCGGCGCAGCCGCCCGGCCTCCTCGCCTCGGGCGTCGAGGAGCACCAGGGTCTCGCCGTCCAGGCCGGCCCGCCAGGACGAGGAGAGCCACGCCCCGACCGGCGCGTGGTCGCAACCGATCAGCGTGCTAAAACCGGTGGTGGCGAGGAGGGCTCCCCCTGGGCCGGCGATCCAGCGCCCGGCCTGGCCGTTGCAACCGTCGGAGCCGCGCCACTCGCCGTCGGCACCGAACTCGACGTACGCCGTCTCGGGCCCCGGAGCGGGCACCCACCTCCCGACGAGCCGGTCCCCGTCGGCGGGGGTCAGCGTCGCCCGCACCGCGGCTGCGGGCGCGAACCGCCGCCGGACCTCGTCGGTGACCTCCGGCGGTTCGACCTCGGACGCCGCCAGGTTCGGCCCGGCGGTTGGCTTCGCGCCTGGCAGTAGCCGGGCGACCAGCGCGCCCTCGCCATCCAGGAGCACCCGCGTCTCGCCCTCGAGCCGGTACGACCTGATCAGCCGCAGCCACTCCGGGGTCGACCTGCCGGCCTTCTCACAGCCGGTGCGGCCCTCGGCTCCTGAGGCCCCGAACATTCCGACGACGAACAGTCCACCGGCGTCGGCCCGCCAGGAGCCGACCAGCATCCCACAGCGGCCGAAGAGCTGGATCTGGTCGGGTGCGAGGCGCAGGATGCCGTCCGGCTCCTCGGCCACCTCCGCCAGCCTCCAGTTGCCGATCAGCGCCACCGGATCCGCCGGTCCCGGGCTCCCGGTGCTGCCGAGCTGCGTGCTGTCCAGGGCTCTGGCCTGCGTCCCGCCCTGCCCAGCGC from Micromonospora kangleipakensis includes these protein-coding regions:
- a CDS encoding SDR family NAD(P)-dependent oxidoreductase — protein: MGTKQGQKVVVITGASQGIGAGLVDAYRKLGYGVVATSRSITAADDPEIVAVRGDIADADTADRVVTAALDRFGRIDTLVNNAGAFVAKPFTDYTDEEFNLLTGVNLAGFFHLTRRVLPHMLAVGGGHIVNITTSLVDQPNSNVPSVLASLTKGGLSSATKSLAIEYAGRGVRVNAVAPGIIKTPMHPVEFHETYAGLHPVGRMGETSDIVDAVVYLESAPFVTGEILHVDGGQNAGH
- a CDS encoding M23 family metallopeptidase; translated protein: MDRPWWRRATLAAVAGAATLMMTSLCLDAGAATAAQTAAQEPLPLPTLPSPSLTLSLPPVNPPTVTLPPLEPPSVKLPTLKPPTTPSATPSTGETVPPATTPPAVRTPPRVGVSPGSGESLVSPGSAAALIAADPGADLYPQPPVDAADTPQARRVAALTDVQHRIQYLHNVLARTRDDLTRVRREPDPVLQLLTALTAGGDPDPAPPFAVADSAEVVDTPTGRAVALSGAIASGQSELARREREEAALRQEIERRVRAVPAVAAPARGTATAGVGKLGRPLRGRLTSRFGTRLDPYFHVWQLHPGVDLAAPVGTPIVAAADGRVTRAGWYGGYGNYTCLDHGRTDGQRLSTCYGHQSRLLVSAGQRVRAGQVIGLVGSTGASTGPHLHFEVRLGGRAVDPLPWL
- a CDS encoding tautomerase family protein, with the protein product MPIVTIQITREGTSPGATAATAEEKAALIQGVSKLLLDVLHKPLTSTFVVIDEVETENWGRGGLPVEQFREQQRSLASE